One window of Stigmatopora nigra isolate UIUO_SnigA chromosome 14, RoL_Snig_1.1, whole genome shotgun sequence genomic DNA carries:
- the LOC144207482 gene encoding transmembrane emp24 domain-containing protein 11, giving the protein MRMQRAGFFLQAYLTLATAMYFDLGEQEERCIIEEIPVDVLVTGYFMLQPWDLKSSTHTPHLGVTVTVRDPGHEVLMTKRYGIFAKFTFTAHESGQHFLCFQTNSTRFSVFAGERLKLHLDVQIGEHVINPKEDRAKDNLKTLDYALQHLVDQMVYITKQQDYQREKEELFRQISEDTNSTVLCWAVVQISLLILVGFWQMKRLKEFFIAKKIV; this is encoded by the exons ATGAGGATGCAAAGGGCTGGCTTCTTTTTGCAGGCTTACCTGACATTGGCTACTGCCATGTATTTTGATCTGGGCGAGCAGGAAGAGCGATGCATCATCGAGGAGATTCCcgtggacgtgctggtgacgg GATACTTCATGTTGCAGCCATGGGACTTGAAGTCGTCCACCCACACGCCTCACCTCGGCGTCACCGTGACGGTCAGAGACCCTGGCCATGAG GTTTTGATGACCAAACGCTACGGGATCTTTGCTAAATTCACCTTTACGGCCCATGAATCTGGTCAGCACTTCCTCTGCTTTCAAACCAACTCGACCAGATTCTCGGTTTTTGCTGGAGAACGTCTT AAGTTACATTTGGATGTTCAGATAGGCGAACACGTCATAAATCCAAAAGAGGACAGAGCCAAAGACAATTTGAAGACACTGGATTATGCCCTGCAGCATCTCGTTGATCAGATGGTGTATATAACCAAGCAGCAGGATTATCAGAGG GAAAAAGAAGAGCTCTTTCGTCAGATCAGCGAAGACACTAACAGTACAGTGCTTTGTTGGGCAGTAGTGCAGATCTCCCTCCTGATTTTGGTTGGTTTCTGGCAGATGAAGAGGCTCAAAGAATTCTTCATTGCCAAGAAGATTGTCTGA
- the spon2b gene encoding spondin-2b: protein MDTWTCFSSEIKAFYRLMVVTLVTLGHGVQPMPVPTDVPMCTASEPAQYSLTFTGKWSPAAFPKQYPVYRPPAQWSNLVGVTHSSDYHMWQRNSFASNGVREFTEKGEAWTLMKEVEQAGEEIQSVYGIFTAPAVVGGTGQSNTVVEVFARHSYLSLIVRLVPSPDWFVGVDSIDLCEGDHWKDNVSLELFPYDAGTDSGFTFSSPNFETMPQDKITQITSSFPSHPANSFYYPRLKHLPPIAKVTLTKTKKTNQIISLLVEPTQSNLLPTGNEIEDNLIKTPLDCEVSAWSPWGLCKGNCGDTGLQHRTRYVLMQHANSGAPCPLLEEDRRCIPDNCL, encoded by the exons ATGGACACCTGGACATGCTTCTCCTCCGAAATCAAGGCCTTCTACCGCCTCATGGTGGTCACACTGGTGACCCTTGGCCACGGCGTCCAGCCGATGCCCGTGCCGACAGACGTCCCCATGTGCACCGCCTCGGAACCAGCCCAGTACAGTCTTACCTTTACCGGCAAGTGGTCACCGGCCGCATTTCCCAAACAGTATCCCGTCTACCGCCCACCCGCCCAATGGTCGAACCTTGTCG GTGTAACCCACAGTTCCGATTACCACATGTGGCAGCGTAATAGCTTCGCCAGTAACGGAGTGAGGGAGTTCACTGAAAAAGGCGAAGCTTGGACGCTCATGAAGGAAGTGGAGCAGGCCGGGGAAGAGATTCAAAGCGTTTATGGCATCTTCACAGCTCCTGCAGTTGTAGGAGGCACAGGCCAGAGCAACACTGTGGTTGAGGTCTTTGCCAGACACTCTTAT CTGTCGCTTATCGTTCGCCTCGTTCCAAGCCCCGACTGGTTTGTGGGAGTGGACAGCATAGATCTGTGCGAGGGCGACCACTGGAAGGACAACGTGTCACTGGAGCTCTTTCCATACGACGCCGGGACCGACAGCGGCTTCACGTTTTCCTCTCCCAACTTTGAGACCATGCCGCAAGACAAAATCACCCAG ATCACCTCATCGTTCCCTAGCCACCCTGCCAACTCCTTTTACTATCCCCGCTTGAAGCATCTTCCACCCATCGCCAAGGTAACACTGACCAAGACAAAGAagacaaatcaaatcattagCCTTTTGGTGGAGCCCACCCAGTCCAACCTCCTGCCAACGGGGAATGAGATCGAGGACAACCTCATAA AAACGCCGCTGGACTGCGAGGTGTCGGCATGGTCCCCCTGGGGGCTTTGCAAGGGCAATTGCGGAGACACGGGCCTACAGCACCGCACACGCTACGTGCTCATGCAACACGCCAACAGCGGCGCACCCTGCCCTCTTTTGGAAGAAGATCGGAGGTGCATACCAGACAACTGCTTATGA